The Thermodesulfovibrio thiophilus DSM 17215 nucleotide sequence AATCTCTTTTACTGTCTTTGTAGAATCTAAAGTAAGTTCTACTGCTTCAATCTTAAATTCTTTTGTGTAAACTCTCCTTTTAATCATCGTAATTCTCCTTTCTACTCCTTTCTACTCCTTTCTACTTATTTTTATAGTTGCCTTATCTTTTTGTCTACTAAATTGTAGCAAGTTCACTTCTTTCCTTAATTCTTTTAGCCATTTTTGCAGGGGAAAGGACTATTTATGACCTATATCATATTTTTTTATGCTTTAACAGGATAAAATTAGAATAACAAAGATAATCAAGGGGGATAAGACTATGATAAAAAGACTGATAGTCCATATTGATGAAGAAAAATGTGATGGCTGCGGAGCCTGTGTTGATGCCTGTGCTGAAGGTGCCATTCAAATTGTAAATGGCAGGGCAAAGCTTGTCGATGAGATTTACTGCGATGGACTTGGCGCATGTCTTGGAAGCTGTCCAAAGGAAGCAATAACAATAGTTGAAACAGAGGCTGTGCCTTTCAATGAAGAAGAGACAAAAAAACATCTTGAATTTTTAAAAAGTCATTCAACTCCATCCTGTGAGTGTCACTCTTTTGCCAAAAATCATAAACTCCCAAACTGGCCCATTCAGCTCAAGCTTGTATCTGTAAATGCTCCATTTTTGAAAAATTGTAATCTTCTTATTGCTGCAGACTGCACGGCATTTTCGTATGCTGACTTCCACAGCGATATTCGTAAAGATAAAAAATTGATTATCGCCTGTCCAAAACTTGACGACGCAAAACTTTATATGGAAAAACTGACAGACATTTTTAAATTAAATAACATCAAATCAG carries:
- a CDS encoding transposase, whose product is MIKRRVYTKEFKIEAVELTLDSTKTVKEI
- a CDS encoding ATP-binding protein, which encodes MIKRLIVHIDEEKCDGCGACVDACAEGAIQIVNGRAKLVDEIYCDGLGACLGSCPKEAITIVETEAVPFNEEETKKHLEFLKSHSTPSCECHSFAKNHKLPNWPIQLKLVSVNAPFLKNCNLLIAADCTAFSYADFHSDIRKDKKLIIACPKLDDAKLYMEKLTDIFKLNNIKSVTVLRMAVPCCGGLTWIVKEALKLSDKDITLSEKLIDIDGTMKIY